A window from Manis javanica isolate MJ-LG chromosome 10, MJ_LKY, whole genome shotgun sequence encodes these proteins:
- the MRTFA gene encoding myocardin-related transcription factor A isoform X5, with translation MTLLEPEMLMMAVQSVLQLKLQQRRTREELVSQGIMPPLKSPAAFHEQRRSLERARTEDYLKRKIRSRPERSELVRMHILEETSAEPSLQAKQLKLKRARLADDLNEKIAQRPGPMELVEKNILPVESSLKEAIIVGQVNYPKVADSSSFDEDSSDALSPEQPASHESQGSVPSPLEARVSEPLPSATSVSPTQVVSQPPVGADSGETLLAEQPPLPPNLANGTVAPTAKPAPTLIKQSQPKAAGEKSQRSKKAKELKPKVKKLKYHQYIPPDQKQDKGAPPMDSSYAKILQQQQLFLQLQILNQQQQQHYNYQTILPAPPKPAGEALGSSGAPQMRSLSAANSSLSSGASVPSGLARQNSTSLTGKPGALPANLDDMKVAELKQELKLRSLPVSGTKTDLIERLRAYQEQAGPALGAPKGPATTSILPKAGEVVVAFPAARLNTGPALVAAGLTPAEVVVATVTSNGVVKFGSTGSTPPVSPTPSERSLLSTGDENSTPGDTFGEMVTSPLTQLTLQTSPLQILIKEEGPRAGSCCLSPGVRAELEGRDKDQMLQEKDKQIEELTRMLRQKQQLVEWLRLQLEQEKRAQQPAPAPAPVGTPVKQENGFSSCQLSRQTPGPTHPFSPSLAAPTAHHVDACVLVPPAVVVKQEAVLPEPEPAPVPHLLLGPQGPSVIKGVTPPTLLTDSTGTHLVLTKTNKSEDSSGLAGGSSQQTDERAPTTVPLTTGSLLPQSSQPRPSTQPGPKPLSQPGSPAPGPAAQMDLEHPPPQPLLGAPTSLLKKEPPGYEEAVSQQPRQQVKNGSSSQQMDDLFDILIQSGEISADFKEPPSLPGKEKPLSTCGSPLAMQSPSSAELPQAALPPSGSPAIPGRLEDFLESSTGLPLLTGGHEGPEPLSLIDDLHSQMLSSSAILDHPPSPMDTSELHFAAEPSSVGLDLADGHLDSMDWLELSSGGPALSLAPLSTAAPSLFSTDFLDGHDLQLHWDSCL, from the exons TGCTGCAGTTGAAGCTCCAGCAGCGCCGGACTCGGGAAGAACTGGTGAGCCAAGGGATCATGCCTC CTTTGAAAAGTCCAGCTGcatttcatgagcagagaaggaGCTTGGAGCGGGCCAGG ACAGAGGACTACCTGAAACGGAAGATTCGTTCCCGGCCGGAGAGATCGGAGCTGGTCAGGATGCACATTTTGGAAG AGACCTCGGCAGAGCCTTCGCTCCAGGCCAAGCAGCTGAAGCTGAAGAGAGCCAGACTGGCTGATGACCTCAATGAGAAGATTGCACAGAGGCCTGGTCCCATGGAGCTGGTGGAGAAGAATATCCTGCCTGTGGAGTCCAGCTTGAAAGAGGCCATCATCG TGGGCCAGGTGAATTACCCGAAAGTGGCGGATAGCTCTTCCTTCGATGAGGACAGCAGCGATGCCTTATCCCCTGAGCAGCCTGCCAGCCATGAGTCCCAGGGCTCAGTGCCATCACCCCTGGAGGCCCGGGTCAGCGAGCCACTGCCCAGTGCCACCTCTGTATCCCCCACTCAG GTCGTGTCTCAACCCCCCGTGGGCGCGGATTCCGGAGAGACGCTTCTGGCAGAGCAGCCTCCTCTGCCCCCCAACCTCGCCAACGGAACCGTGGCCCCCACTGCCAAGCCCGCCCCCACGCTCATTAAG CAAAGCCAACCCAAGGCTGCTGGTGAGAAGTCGCAGCGCAGCAAGAAAGCCAAGGAGCTGAAGCCAAAGGTCAAGAAGCTCAAGTACCACCAGTACATCCCCCCGGACCAAAAGCAGGACAAGGGGGCGCCGCCCATGGACTCGTCCTACGCCAAGATCCTGCAGCAGCAACAGCTCTTCCTGCAGCTGCAGATCCtcaaccagcagcagcagcagcactaCAACTACCAGACCATCCTGCCCGCCCCGCCCAA GCCAGCAGGCGAAGCTCTGGGAAGCAGCGGGGCCCCCCAGATGCGCAGCCTCTCTGCTGCCAATAGTAGCTTGAGCTCGGGCGCCTCTGTGCCCAGTGGGCTGGCTCGTCAGAACAGCACCTCATTGACTGGCAAGCCAGGAGCTTTGCCTGCCAACCTGGATGACATGAAG GTGGCAGAGCTGAAGCAGGAGCTGAAGTTGCGGTCcctgcctgtctcaggcaccaaGACAGACCTGATTGAGCGCCTGCGAGCCTACCAAGAACAAGCCGGCCCCGCCCTCGGAGCCCCCAAGGGCCCGGCCACCACCTCCATCCTGCCCAAGGCTGGCGAGGTGGTGGTAGCCTTCCCTGCAGCCCGGCTAAACACGGGGCCTGCCCTGGTGGCGGCAGGCCTGACCCCAGCCGAGGTGGTTGTGGCCACGGTAACCAGCAACGGAGTGGTGAAATTTGGCAGCACGGGCTCTACACCTCCTGTGTCTCCCACCCCCTCAGAGCGCTCACTGCTCAGCACGGGTGATGAGAACTCCACGCCCGGGGACACCTTTGGTGAGATGGTGACATCGCCCCTGACCCAGCTCACGCTGCAGACCTCACCGCTGCAGATCCTTATAAAGGAGGAGGGCCCCCGGGCTGGATCCTGCTGCCTGAGCCCTGGGGTGCGGGCGGAGCTGGAGGGACGGGACAAGGACCAGATGCTGCAGGAGAAGGACAAGCAGATCGAGGAGCTGACGCGCATGCTCCGGCAAAAGCAGCAGCTGGTGGAGTGGCTCCGGCTGCAGCTGGAGCAGGAGAAGCGGGCCCAGCAgcccgccccggccccggccccagtGGGCACCCCAGTGAAGCAGGAGAATGGCTTCTCTAGCTGCCAGCTGAGCCGGCAGACCCCGGGCCCTACCCACCCCTTCAGCCCCAGCTTGGCGGCCCCCACTGCCCACCATGTAGATGCTTGTGTCCTGGTGCCCCCAGCCGTGGTGGTGAAGCAGGAAGCCGTGTTGCCTGAGCCCGAGCCAGCCCCCGTGCCCCATCTGCTTCTGGGCCCACAGGGTCCCAGCGTCATCAAGGGGGTCACACCTCCTACCCTCCTCACTGACTCCACAGGGACCCACCTTGTCCTCACCAAGACCAATAAGAGTGAGGACAGCTCTGGCCTGGCTGGCGGGAGCTCCCAGCAG ACAGACGAGCGGGCTCCCACCACAGTGCCACTGACAACGGGCTCCCTGCTGCCACAGTCCTCACAGCCCAGACCCTCCACCCAACCTGGTCCAAAG CCCTTGTCCCAGCCCGGTTCTCCAGCCCCTGGCCCAGCAGCCCAGATGGACCTGGAGCACCCACCACCACAGCCCCTCCTTGGGGCCCCCACTTCTCTGCTGAAGAAGGAGCCACCTGGCTATGAGGAGGCCGTGAGCCAGCAGCCCAGACAGCAGGTGAAG AATGGTTCCTCGAGCCAGCAGATGGATGACTTGTTTGACATTCTTATTCAGAGTGGAG AAATTTCAGCAGATTTCAAGGAGCCACCATCCCTGCCAGGGAAAGAGAAGCCTCTCTCGACATGCGGGTCACCCCTGGCCATGCAGTCCCCATCCTCTGCTGAGCTTCCACAGGCTGCCTTGCCGCCGTCGGGCTCGCCAGCCATCCCTGGGCGCCTGGAGGACTTCCTGGAGAGCAGCACGGGGCTGCCCCTGCTGACTGGTGGGCACGAGGGGCCAGAGCCCCTGTCCCTCATTGACGACCTCCACAGCCAGATGCTGAGCAGTTCTGCTATCCTGGACCACCCCCCCTCACCCATGGACACCTCGGAATTGCACTTTGCAGCTGAGCCTAGCAGCGTGGGCCTGGACCTGGCTGATGGCCACCTGGACAGCATGGACTGGCTGGAGCTGTCGTCAGGTGGCCCCGCACTCAGCTTGGCTCCGCTGAGCACCGCTGCCCCCAGCCTCTTCTCCACGGACTTCCTCGATGGCCACGACCTCCAGCTACACTGGGACTCCTGCTTGTAG
- the MRTFA gene encoding myocardin-related transcription factor A isoform X3 yields the protein MLEEKTKIHQPTCGIPPLSWIVLKPGKDSYSALCLAPYHSLREVLQLKLQQRRTREELVSQGIMPPLKSPAAFHEQRRSLERARTEDYLKRKIRSRPERSELVRMHILEETSAEPSLQAKQLKLKRARLADDLNEKIAQRPGPMELVEKNILPVESSLKEAIIVGQVNYPKVADSSSFDEDSSDALSPEQPASHESQGSVPSPLEARVSEPLPSATSVSPTQVVSQPPVGADSGETLLAEQPPLPPNLANGTVAPTAKPAPTLIKQSQPKAAGEKSQRSKKAKELKPKVKKLKYHQYIPPDQKQDKGAPPMDSSYAKILQQQQLFLQLQILNQQQQQHYNYQTILPAPPKPAGEALGSSGAPQMRSLSAANSSLSSGASVPSGLARQNSTSLTGKPGALPANLDDMKVAELKQELKLRSLPVSGTKTDLIERLRAYQEQAGPALGAPKGPATTSILPKAGEVVVAFPAARLNTGPALVAAGLTPAEVVVATVTSNGVVKFGSTGSTPPVSPTPSERSLLSTGDENSTPGDTFGEMVTSPLTQLTLQTSPLQILIKEEGPRAGSCCLSPGVRAELEGRDKDQMLQEKDKQIEELTRMLRQKQQLVEWLRLQLEQEKRAQQPAPAPAPVGTPVKQENGFSSCQLSRQTPGPTHPFSPSLAAPTAHHVDACVLVPPAVVVKQEAVLPEPEPAPVPHLLLGPQGPSVIKGVTPPTLLTDSTGTHLVLTKTNKSEDSSGLAGGSSQQTDERAPTTVPLTTGSLLPQSSQPRPSTQPGPKPLSQPGSPAPGPAAQMDLEHPPPQPLLGAPTSLLKKEPPGYEEAVSQQPRQQVKNGSSSQQMDDLFDILIQSGEISADFKEPPSLPGKEKPLSTCGSPLAMQSPSSAELPQAALPPSGSPAIPGRLEDFLESSTGLPLLTGGHEGPEPLSLIDDLHSQMLSSSAILDHPPSPMDTSELHFAAEPSSVGLDLADGHLDSMDWLELSSGGPALSLAPLSTAAPSLFSTDFLDGHDLQLHWDSCL from the exons TGCTGCAGTTGAAGCTCCAGCAGCGCCGGACTCGGGAAGAACTGGTGAGCCAAGGGATCATGCCTC CTTTGAAAAGTCCAGCTGcatttcatgagcagagaaggaGCTTGGAGCGGGCCAGG ACAGAGGACTACCTGAAACGGAAGATTCGTTCCCGGCCGGAGAGATCGGAGCTGGTCAGGATGCACATTTTGGAAG AGACCTCGGCAGAGCCTTCGCTCCAGGCCAAGCAGCTGAAGCTGAAGAGAGCCAGACTGGCTGATGACCTCAATGAGAAGATTGCACAGAGGCCTGGTCCCATGGAGCTGGTGGAGAAGAATATCCTGCCTGTGGAGTCCAGCTTGAAAGAGGCCATCATCG TGGGCCAGGTGAATTACCCGAAAGTGGCGGATAGCTCTTCCTTCGATGAGGACAGCAGCGATGCCTTATCCCCTGAGCAGCCTGCCAGCCATGAGTCCCAGGGCTCAGTGCCATCACCCCTGGAGGCCCGGGTCAGCGAGCCACTGCCCAGTGCCACCTCTGTATCCCCCACTCAG GTCGTGTCTCAACCCCCCGTGGGCGCGGATTCCGGAGAGACGCTTCTGGCAGAGCAGCCTCCTCTGCCCCCCAACCTCGCCAACGGAACCGTGGCCCCCACTGCCAAGCCCGCCCCCACGCTCATTAAG CAAAGCCAACCCAAGGCTGCTGGTGAGAAGTCGCAGCGCAGCAAGAAAGCCAAGGAGCTGAAGCCAAAGGTCAAGAAGCTCAAGTACCACCAGTACATCCCCCCGGACCAAAAGCAGGACAAGGGGGCGCCGCCCATGGACTCGTCCTACGCCAAGATCCTGCAGCAGCAACAGCTCTTCCTGCAGCTGCAGATCCtcaaccagcagcagcagcagcactaCAACTACCAGACCATCCTGCCCGCCCCGCCCAA GCCAGCAGGCGAAGCTCTGGGAAGCAGCGGGGCCCCCCAGATGCGCAGCCTCTCTGCTGCCAATAGTAGCTTGAGCTCGGGCGCCTCTGTGCCCAGTGGGCTGGCTCGTCAGAACAGCACCTCATTGACTGGCAAGCCAGGAGCTTTGCCTGCCAACCTGGATGACATGAAG GTGGCAGAGCTGAAGCAGGAGCTGAAGTTGCGGTCcctgcctgtctcaggcaccaaGACAGACCTGATTGAGCGCCTGCGAGCCTACCAAGAACAAGCCGGCCCCGCCCTCGGAGCCCCCAAGGGCCCGGCCACCACCTCCATCCTGCCCAAGGCTGGCGAGGTGGTGGTAGCCTTCCCTGCAGCCCGGCTAAACACGGGGCCTGCCCTGGTGGCGGCAGGCCTGACCCCAGCCGAGGTGGTTGTGGCCACGGTAACCAGCAACGGAGTGGTGAAATTTGGCAGCACGGGCTCTACACCTCCTGTGTCTCCCACCCCCTCAGAGCGCTCACTGCTCAGCACGGGTGATGAGAACTCCACGCCCGGGGACACCTTTGGTGAGATGGTGACATCGCCCCTGACCCAGCTCACGCTGCAGACCTCACCGCTGCAGATCCTTATAAAGGAGGAGGGCCCCCGGGCTGGATCCTGCTGCCTGAGCCCTGGGGTGCGGGCGGAGCTGGAGGGACGGGACAAGGACCAGATGCTGCAGGAGAAGGACAAGCAGATCGAGGAGCTGACGCGCATGCTCCGGCAAAAGCAGCAGCTGGTGGAGTGGCTCCGGCTGCAGCTGGAGCAGGAGAAGCGGGCCCAGCAgcccgccccggccccggccccagtGGGCACCCCAGTGAAGCAGGAGAATGGCTTCTCTAGCTGCCAGCTGAGCCGGCAGACCCCGGGCCCTACCCACCCCTTCAGCCCCAGCTTGGCGGCCCCCACTGCCCACCATGTAGATGCTTGTGTCCTGGTGCCCCCAGCCGTGGTGGTGAAGCAGGAAGCCGTGTTGCCTGAGCCCGAGCCAGCCCCCGTGCCCCATCTGCTTCTGGGCCCACAGGGTCCCAGCGTCATCAAGGGGGTCACACCTCCTACCCTCCTCACTGACTCCACAGGGACCCACCTTGTCCTCACCAAGACCAATAAGAGTGAGGACAGCTCTGGCCTGGCTGGCGGGAGCTCCCAGCAG ACAGACGAGCGGGCTCCCACCACAGTGCCACTGACAACGGGCTCCCTGCTGCCACAGTCCTCACAGCCCAGACCCTCCACCCAACCTGGTCCAAAG CCCTTGTCCCAGCCCGGTTCTCCAGCCCCTGGCCCAGCAGCCCAGATGGACCTGGAGCACCCACCACCACAGCCCCTCCTTGGGGCCCCCACTTCTCTGCTGAAGAAGGAGCCACCTGGCTATGAGGAGGCCGTGAGCCAGCAGCCCAGACAGCAGGTGAAG AATGGTTCCTCGAGCCAGCAGATGGATGACTTGTTTGACATTCTTATTCAGAGTGGAG AAATTTCAGCAGATTTCAAGGAGCCACCATCCCTGCCAGGGAAAGAGAAGCCTCTCTCGACATGCGGGTCACCCCTGGCCATGCAGTCCCCATCCTCTGCTGAGCTTCCACAGGCTGCCTTGCCGCCGTCGGGCTCGCCAGCCATCCCTGGGCGCCTGGAGGACTTCCTGGAGAGCAGCACGGGGCTGCCCCTGCTGACTGGTGGGCACGAGGGGCCAGAGCCCCTGTCCCTCATTGACGACCTCCACAGCCAGATGCTGAGCAGTTCTGCTATCCTGGACCACCCCCCCTCACCCATGGACACCTCGGAATTGCACTTTGCAGCTGAGCCTAGCAGCGTGGGCCTGGACCTGGCTGATGGCCACCTGGACAGCATGGACTGGCTGGAGCTGTCGTCAGGTGGCCCCGCACTCAGCTTGGCTCCGCTGAGCACCGCTGCCCCCAGCCTCTTCTCCACGGACTTCCTCGATGGCCACGACCTCCAGCTACACTGGGACTCCTGCTTGTAG
- the MRTFA gene encoding myocardin-related transcription factor A isoform X6, with amino-acid sequence MLLQLKLQQRRTREELVSQGIMPPLKSPAAFHEQRRSLERARTEDYLKRKIRSRPERSELVRMHILEETSAEPSLQAKQLKLKRARLADDLNEKIAQRPGPMELVEKNILPVESSLKEAIIVGQVNYPKVADSSSFDEDSSDALSPEQPASHESQGSVPSPLEARVSEPLPSATSVSPTQVVSQPPVGADSGETLLAEQPPLPPNLANGTVAPTAKPAPTLIKQSQPKAAGEKSQRSKKAKELKPKVKKLKYHQYIPPDQKQDKGAPPMDSSYAKILQQQQLFLQLQILNQQQQQHYNYQTILPAPPKPAGEALGSSGAPQMRSLSAANSSLSSGASVPSGLARQNSTSLTGKPGALPANLDDMKVAELKQELKLRSLPVSGTKTDLIERLRAYQEQAGPALGAPKGPATTSILPKAGEVVVAFPAARLNTGPALVAAGLTPAEVVVATVTSNGVVKFGSTGSTPPVSPTPSERSLLSTGDENSTPGDTFGEMVTSPLTQLTLQTSPLQILIKEEGPRAGSCCLSPGVRAELEGRDKDQMLQEKDKQIEELTRMLRQKQQLVEWLRLQLEQEKRAQQPAPAPAPVGTPVKQENGFSSCQLSRQTPGPTHPFSPSLAAPTAHHVDACVLVPPAVVVKQEAVLPEPEPAPVPHLLLGPQGPSVIKGVTPPTLLTDSTGTHLVLTKTNKSEDSSGLAGGSSQQTDERAPTTVPLTTGSLLPQSSQPRPSTQPGPKPLSQPGSPAPGPAAQMDLEHPPPQPLLGAPTSLLKKEPPGYEEAVSQQPRQQVKNGSSSQQMDDLFDILIQSGEISADFKEPPSLPGKEKPLSTCGSPLAMQSPSSAELPQAALPPSGSPAIPGRLEDFLESSTGLPLLTGGHEGPEPLSLIDDLHSQMLSSSAILDHPPSPMDTSELHFAAEPSSVGLDLADGHLDSMDWLELSSGGPALSLAPLSTAAPSLFSTDFLDGHDLQLHWDSCL; translated from the exons TGCTGCAGTTGAAGCTCCAGCAGCGCCGGACTCGGGAAGAACTGGTGAGCCAAGGGATCATGCCTC CTTTGAAAAGTCCAGCTGcatttcatgagcagagaaggaGCTTGGAGCGGGCCAGG ACAGAGGACTACCTGAAACGGAAGATTCGTTCCCGGCCGGAGAGATCGGAGCTGGTCAGGATGCACATTTTGGAAG AGACCTCGGCAGAGCCTTCGCTCCAGGCCAAGCAGCTGAAGCTGAAGAGAGCCAGACTGGCTGATGACCTCAATGAGAAGATTGCACAGAGGCCTGGTCCCATGGAGCTGGTGGAGAAGAATATCCTGCCTGTGGAGTCCAGCTTGAAAGAGGCCATCATCG TGGGCCAGGTGAATTACCCGAAAGTGGCGGATAGCTCTTCCTTCGATGAGGACAGCAGCGATGCCTTATCCCCTGAGCAGCCTGCCAGCCATGAGTCCCAGGGCTCAGTGCCATCACCCCTGGAGGCCCGGGTCAGCGAGCCACTGCCCAGTGCCACCTCTGTATCCCCCACTCAG GTCGTGTCTCAACCCCCCGTGGGCGCGGATTCCGGAGAGACGCTTCTGGCAGAGCAGCCTCCTCTGCCCCCCAACCTCGCCAACGGAACCGTGGCCCCCACTGCCAAGCCCGCCCCCACGCTCATTAAG CAAAGCCAACCCAAGGCTGCTGGTGAGAAGTCGCAGCGCAGCAAGAAAGCCAAGGAGCTGAAGCCAAAGGTCAAGAAGCTCAAGTACCACCAGTACATCCCCCCGGACCAAAAGCAGGACAAGGGGGCGCCGCCCATGGACTCGTCCTACGCCAAGATCCTGCAGCAGCAACAGCTCTTCCTGCAGCTGCAGATCCtcaaccagcagcagcagcagcactaCAACTACCAGACCATCCTGCCCGCCCCGCCCAA GCCAGCAGGCGAAGCTCTGGGAAGCAGCGGGGCCCCCCAGATGCGCAGCCTCTCTGCTGCCAATAGTAGCTTGAGCTCGGGCGCCTCTGTGCCCAGTGGGCTGGCTCGTCAGAACAGCACCTCATTGACTGGCAAGCCAGGAGCTTTGCCTGCCAACCTGGATGACATGAAG GTGGCAGAGCTGAAGCAGGAGCTGAAGTTGCGGTCcctgcctgtctcaggcaccaaGACAGACCTGATTGAGCGCCTGCGAGCCTACCAAGAACAAGCCGGCCCCGCCCTCGGAGCCCCCAAGGGCCCGGCCACCACCTCCATCCTGCCCAAGGCTGGCGAGGTGGTGGTAGCCTTCCCTGCAGCCCGGCTAAACACGGGGCCTGCCCTGGTGGCGGCAGGCCTGACCCCAGCCGAGGTGGTTGTGGCCACGGTAACCAGCAACGGAGTGGTGAAATTTGGCAGCACGGGCTCTACACCTCCTGTGTCTCCCACCCCCTCAGAGCGCTCACTGCTCAGCACGGGTGATGAGAACTCCACGCCCGGGGACACCTTTGGTGAGATGGTGACATCGCCCCTGACCCAGCTCACGCTGCAGACCTCACCGCTGCAGATCCTTATAAAGGAGGAGGGCCCCCGGGCTGGATCCTGCTGCCTGAGCCCTGGGGTGCGGGCGGAGCTGGAGGGACGGGACAAGGACCAGATGCTGCAGGAGAAGGACAAGCAGATCGAGGAGCTGACGCGCATGCTCCGGCAAAAGCAGCAGCTGGTGGAGTGGCTCCGGCTGCAGCTGGAGCAGGAGAAGCGGGCCCAGCAgcccgccccggccccggccccagtGGGCACCCCAGTGAAGCAGGAGAATGGCTTCTCTAGCTGCCAGCTGAGCCGGCAGACCCCGGGCCCTACCCACCCCTTCAGCCCCAGCTTGGCGGCCCCCACTGCCCACCATGTAGATGCTTGTGTCCTGGTGCCCCCAGCCGTGGTGGTGAAGCAGGAAGCCGTGTTGCCTGAGCCCGAGCCAGCCCCCGTGCCCCATCTGCTTCTGGGCCCACAGGGTCCCAGCGTCATCAAGGGGGTCACACCTCCTACCCTCCTCACTGACTCCACAGGGACCCACCTTGTCCTCACCAAGACCAATAAGAGTGAGGACAGCTCTGGCCTGGCTGGCGGGAGCTCCCAGCAG ACAGACGAGCGGGCTCCCACCACAGTGCCACTGACAACGGGCTCCCTGCTGCCACAGTCCTCACAGCCCAGACCCTCCACCCAACCTGGTCCAAAG CCCTTGTCCCAGCCCGGTTCTCCAGCCCCTGGCCCAGCAGCCCAGATGGACCTGGAGCACCCACCACCACAGCCCCTCCTTGGGGCCCCCACTTCTCTGCTGAAGAAGGAGCCACCTGGCTATGAGGAGGCCGTGAGCCAGCAGCCCAGACAGCAGGTGAAG AATGGTTCCTCGAGCCAGCAGATGGATGACTTGTTTGACATTCTTATTCAGAGTGGAG AAATTTCAGCAGATTTCAAGGAGCCACCATCCCTGCCAGGGAAAGAGAAGCCTCTCTCGACATGCGGGTCACCCCTGGCCATGCAGTCCCCATCCTCTGCTGAGCTTCCACAGGCTGCCTTGCCGCCGTCGGGCTCGCCAGCCATCCCTGGGCGCCTGGAGGACTTCCTGGAGAGCAGCACGGGGCTGCCCCTGCTGACTGGTGGGCACGAGGGGCCAGAGCCCCTGTCCCTCATTGACGACCTCCACAGCCAGATGCTGAGCAGTTCTGCTATCCTGGACCACCCCCCCTCACCCATGGACACCTCGGAATTGCACTTTGCAGCTGAGCCTAGCAGCGTGGGCCTGGACCTGGCTGATGGCCACCTGGACAGCATGGACTGGCTGGAGCTGTCGTCAGGTGGCCCCGCACTCAGCTTGGCTCCGCTGAGCACCGCTGCCCCCAGCCTCTTCTCCACGGACTTCCTCGATGGCCACGACCTCCAGCTACACTGGGACTCCTGCTTGTAG